One window of the Capnocytophaga haemolytica genome contains the following:
- a CDS encoding DUF4982 domain-containing protein: MKRLLTTVLLGAALCGFAQSEQTLEKGWRFTREDKADFAAATFDDSSWQSVTVPHDWAIYGPFDIENDVQRTAIKQDGQVAPIAHSGRTGGLPFVGVGWYRTHFKVDDFEAGSGKSVFVQFDGAMSNPVVYVNGQRAGEWHNGYNTFFLEITPFIKQGDNTLAVRLENLTQQSRWYPGAGLYRNVHIIVKNDTYVPIWGVQITTPEVNKEFAKVKVKTEVELTPSFVTNPKNIKNTPIKVRTEIYAPDGKRIVSGEKSLDEYSIEGVEQELIVDKPALWDVGKPNLYKAVSIILEEDKVRDRVTTTFGIRSIELRPNDGLYLNGRKIQFKGVCLHHDLGPLGAAVNEAAIRRQIKIMQDMGANAIRTSHNMPAPEYVRIANEMGMMLAVESFDEWAIPKVDNGYHLYFKDWAKEDLRNLVKHYRNDPSVVLWFIGNEVEEQSVESGSQVARYLQDIVKKYDTTRPVCNGMDRPDDVMKNNMAATMQVAGFNYRPFKYEEAYKRLPQQLLLGSETASTLSSRGVYKFPVERKSMPKYDDQQTSSYDVEHCGWSNLPEDDWVHQDDLPYMLGEFVWTGFDYLGEPTPYYVEWPAHSSYFGAVDLAGLPKDRFYLYRSRWNKDKETLHILPHWNWEGREGETTPVFVYSNYPMVELFINGKSQGKRSKDTNVKIAGSDSEAAKKSFERQKRYRLMWMDTKYKPGTVKAVAYDEKGKKVATTEIHTAGKPYALRLTADRTQLKADGKDLAFITVEVVDKKGNVCPTPKDLVHFEVSGAGTYRAGANGDATCTDVFHLPQMHLFSGKAVAIVQAAEQAGKVVLKAKSEGLKSAEIVMNVQ; this comes from the coding sequence ATGAAGAGATTATTAACCACAGTACTATTAGGGGCGGCTCTGTGTGGCTTTGCCCAGAGTGAGCAGACTCTTGAAAAGGGTTGGCGTTTTACACGTGAGGATAAGGCAGACTTTGCTGCTGCGACATTTGACGACAGTAGTTGGCAGAGCGTAACAGTGCCCCACGATTGGGCTATTTATGGTCCGTTTGATATTGAGAACGATGTGCAGCGTACGGCTATCAAGCAAGATGGGCAGGTGGCTCCGATTGCGCATTCGGGGCGTACGGGGGGCTTGCCTTTTGTAGGGGTAGGCTGGTATCGCACGCACTTTAAGGTAGACGACTTTGAGGCGGGCTCGGGTAAGAGTGTATTTGTACAGTTTGACGGGGCTATGAGCAACCCCGTGGTATACGTCAATGGGCAGAGGGCTGGCGAGTGGCATAATGGCTACAATACTTTCTTTTTGGAGATTACCCCTTTTATAAAGCAAGGTGATAATACGCTGGCGGTACGCTTGGAGAATCTCACCCAACAATCGCGTTGGTACCCTGGTGCAGGGCTTTACCGCAATGTGCATATCATCGTAAAGAACGATACCTATGTACCGATATGGGGGGTGCAGATTACTACCCCTGAGGTTAATAAAGAGTTTGCTAAGGTGAAGGTAAAGACGGAGGTGGAACTTACGCCTTCTTTTGTAACCAATCCAAAAAATATAAAGAATACGCCTATAAAGGTTCGCACTGAGATTTATGCCCCCGATGGGAAGCGGATAGTCTCTGGGGAGAAATCCCTTGATGAGTATAGCATAGAGGGCGTAGAGCAAGAGCTTATAGTCGATAAGCCTGCGCTTTGGGATGTTGGTAAGCCTAACCTCTACAAGGCAGTGAGCATTATCCTTGAAGAGGATAAGGTGAGGGATAGGGTTACCACTACTTTTGGGATACGTTCCATTGAGCTAAGACCTAATGATGGGTTGTATCTCAATGGGCGAAAGATACAGTTTAAGGGGGTGTGTTTGCACCACGATTTGGGTCCGCTGGGGGCAGCGGTAAACGAGGCTGCAATACGCCGGCAGATAAAGATAATGCAGGATATGGGGGCAAATGCCATACGCACCTCGCACAATATGCCTGCCCCTGAGTATGTACGCATTGCCAACGAGATGGGTATGATGCTTGCTGTGGAGAGCTTTGACGAGTGGGCAATCCCTAAGGTGGATAATGGCTATCACTTGTACTTTAAGGATTGGGCAAAGGAAGACCTGAGAAACCTCGTAAAGCACTACCGTAATGACCCCTCAGTGGTGCTATGGTTTATTGGCAATGAGGTAGAGGAGCAGAGCGTAGAAAGCGGCTCGCAGGTGGCGCGCTACTTGCAGGATATTGTTAAAAAGTATGACACTACGCGCCCTGTGTGCAATGGTATGGACAGACCTGATGATGTGATGAAGAACAATATGGCAGCTACGATGCAGGTAGCAGGCTTTAACTATCGTCCGTTTAAGTATGAAGAGGCGTATAAGCGTTTGCCACAGCAGTTGCTTTTGGGCAGCGAGACCGCCTCAACACTGAGTTCGCGCGGGGTGTATAAGTTTCCTGTGGAGCGCAAGTCGATGCCGAAGTATGACGACCAGCAGACCAGCTCGTACGATGTAGAGCACTGCGGTTGGTCGAACCTACCCGAAGACGACTGGGTGCACCAAGATGACCTCCCCTATATGTTGGGTGAATTTGTGTGGACAGGCTTTGACTACCTCGGCGAGCCTACGCCTTACTATGTGGAGTGGCCAGCACATAGCTCTTATTTTGGTGCGGTGGACTTAGCAGGGCTGCCCAAAGACCGCTTCTATCTATACCGCTCGCGTTGGAATAAGGACAAGGAGACGTTGCATATCCTTCCACATTGGAATTGGGAAGGACGCGAGGGCGAGACTACCCCTGTGTTTGTATACAGCAATTACCCTATGGTAGAGCTGTTTATCAACGGCAAAAGTCAAGGCAAGCGCAGCAAGGATACGAATGTGAAGATAGCAGGCAGCGACAGCGAAGCGGCTAAAAAGAGCTTTGAGCGACAGAAGCGTTATCGCCTGATGTGGATGGATACGAAATATAAGCCAGGTACCGTAAAAGCAGTAGCTTATGACGAGAAAGGCAAGAAGGTAGCCACTACGGAGATACATACCGCAGGCAAGCCTTATGCGCTGCGCCTTACCGCCGATAGAACGCAACTAAAAGCTGATGGTAAGGATTTGGCGTTTATCACTGTGGAGGTGGTGGATAAGAAAGGCAATGTGTGTCCAACCCCTAAGGATTTAGTACATTTTGAGGTAAGCGGGGCAGGTACTTACCGCGCGGGGGCTAATGGCGATGCTACCTGTACGGATGTGTTCCATCTGCCACAGATGCACCTTTTTAGCGGTAAAGCCGTAGCGATAGTGCAGGCAGCTGAGCAGGCAGGTAAGGTAGTGCTCAAAGCCAAGTCAGAAGGGCTAAAAAGTGCGGAGATAGTGATGAATGTACAATAA
- a CDS encoding SIMPL domain-containing protein — MDRRIIIAIIAVIGGVLATYLIANAVINRNEDTRTITVTGLGSKEFTSDLVVWNGRFARQDKDLKQAYEALERDRKVVEGYLLSQGLKKEEIVFSAVDISRNYQSERDDEGHYSQRFMGFVLEQSVSLESKDIAKIEAVSRNISEIINQGIEFTSLSPRYYYTRLAELKHEIIAKATEDARIRAEKIAQNSGGRLGRLTKATTGIIQITAPYSDEEYSYGGTFNTSSKEKVASITIKLEYKVR, encoded by the coding sequence ATGGATAGAAGGATTATTATAGCAATAATTGCAGTGATAGGCGGCGTGCTGGCTACTTATCTTATTGCCAATGCGGTGATTAATCGCAATGAGGACACTCGTACAATTACTGTTACGGGCTTGGGCAGCAAGGAGTTTACCTCAGATCTTGTGGTGTGGAATGGGCGTTTTGCACGTCAAGATAAAGACTTGAAGCAGGCGTATGAGGCATTGGAACGAGATAGGAAAGTGGTGGAGGGCTACTTGCTATCACAAGGTCTTAAGAAAGAGGAAATCGTTTTTTCGGCGGTGGATATCTCTCGTAATTATCAATCAGAACGTGATGACGAGGGGCATTACTCACAGAGATTTATGGGTTTCGTTTTAGAGCAATCAGTATCATTGGAGAGTAAGGATATTGCCAAAATAGAGGCAGTATCGCGCAATATCAGTGAGATTATCAACCAAGGAATAGAATTTACTTCGCTCTCTCCACGCTATTACTATACTCGGTTAGCAGAACTCAAACACGAGATTATCGCCAAAGCAACCGAAGATGCCCGTATTCGGGCGGAGAAGATTGCACAGAACTCAGGAGGTCGTTTGGGGCGGCTTACCAAAGCCACTACGGGAATCATACAGATTACAGCTCCTTACTCTGATGAGGAATATTCGTATGGAGGTACTTTTAATACATCTTCAAAAGAGAAGGTGGCGAGCATTACCATAAAATTAGAATACAAAGTCAGATAA
- a CDS encoding WG repeat-containing protein yields MKTRRLLLLFLAGLLLWSCKTPQFAKDPDWSAFNGVYTTYANDEKQALGMPFWVLDKEYKGGLYPPAEFALTLKGDSLYVTYKEPSDTGIREHTIFLKGKKKKNYWQYTYHWSLVPLLPIFLYYDVDKVRIGLDEEGNLLVKPFVYTTTFFLIAQMQSAYEPTFVHPKMDKLRATLPYPYVEGNRYGVKKGDEVLLSPMYHYISVFSDGVALVENNKLWGAVSEVGQEVIPIMYNELFYVGEDGVFLAKKGGYFGLLDKAGDELKPFVYDEVRRQHKGKYVLKRGGEKEHYKIGEE; encoded by the coding sequence ATGAAAACGAGACGATTACTATTACTCTTTTTAGCAGGATTGCTATTGTGGAGTTGTAAGACACCTCAGTTTGCAAAAGACCCTGATTGGAGTGCCTTTAATGGTGTATACACTACTTATGCCAATGATGAGAAGCAAGCGTTGGGAATGCCTTTTTGGGTATTGGATAAGGAGTACAAAGGAGGGTTGTATCCTCCTGCGGAGTTTGCGCTAACCCTTAAAGGCGATTCACTTTACGTTACCTACAAAGAGCCTTCGGATACGGGGATACGTGAACATACGATATTCCTAAAAGGCAAGAAGAAAAAGAATTATTGGCAGTATACCTACCATTGGTCGTTAGTGCCTTTGTTGCCTATTTTCCTGTATTACGACGTAGATAAGGTGCGTATAGGGCTTGATGAGGAGGGCAATCTGTTGGTAAAGCCATTTGTGTACACGACTACTTTCTTTTTGATTGCCCAGATGCAAAGTGCTTACGAGCCTACTTTTGTGCATCCTAAGATGGATAAACTTAGGGCTACGCTGCCCTACCCTTATGTGGAGGGCAATCGCTATGGAGTAAAGAAGGGAGATGAGGTATTGCTATCGCCGATGTACCACTATATCAGTGTGTTTTCTGATGGCGTGGCTTTAGTGGAGAACAATAAACTGTGGGGAGCTGTCAGTGAGGTAGGGCAGGAGGTGATCCCTATAATGTATAACGAGCTGTTTTATGTGGGGGAAGATGGTGTATTTCTCGCAAAGAAAGGCGGGTATTTTGGTCTTTTGGATAAAGCAGGCGATGAGTTAAAACCTTTTGTTTACGATGAGGTACGCAGGCAGCATAAGGGTAAATATGTTTTGAAACGAGGGGGGGAGAAAGAGCATTACAAGATAGGTGAGGAATAA
- a CDS encoding WG repeat-containing protein: protein MDIDKLRIGLDENGDLLVNNYYDREGAILILSDGHSGNIISIYQKKDKLQKEITYPFTEGERYGIKNGQEVVAPPKYQYIGAFINGFALMEQNNKWGTINEKGEVLIPPRYDALYSYSDEHAFLAKKDSLWGVIDEKEREKLPFAYEKVQWLCDGGVITPIFLVKKGNKWGILNKEGGEILPPIYDEITQLGWAYFSLKKDGKEGRYFQQEGRRDGFIPAVFTRFEQKGESYYNRVGGLRKYWLAYQGEEACFVDAEGYQYKAIATPKTFFGNLILEDTHHKNAIWLKGILYEPDLSTRQKIKD from the coding sequence GTGGATATAGATAAATTGAGGATTGGACTTGATGAGAATGGTGATTTATTGGTCAATAATTATTACGATAGGGAAGGAGCTATTCTTATTCTTAGCGATGGACATTCAGGAAATATTATCTCCATATATCAGAAGAAAGATAAGCTGCAAAAGGAGATTACCTATCCTTTTACAGAAGGCGAGCGTTATGGGATTAAGAATGGTCAAGAGGTGGTAGCTCCTCCTAAATATCAGTATATTGGTGCTTTCATAAATGGCTTTGCCCTGATGGAGCAAAATAATAAATGGGGCACTATCAATGAAAAAGGAGAGGTGCTGATACCACCGAGATATGATGCCCTCTATAGCTATAGCGATGAGCACGCCTTTTTAGCCAAGAAAGATAGTTTGTGGGGTGTGATTGATGAAAAGGAACGAGAGAAGCTGCCTTTTGCTTATGAGAAGGTGCAATGGCTATGCGATGGTGGTGTAATTACCCCTATATTTTTAGTGAAGAAGGGTAACAAGTGGGGTATATTAAACAAAGAAGGAGGCGAGATTTTACCTCCGATTTACGATGAGATAACGCAATTAGGTTGGGCTTATTTCTCGCTGAAAAAAGATGGGAAAGAAGGGCGTTACTTTCAGCAAGAGGGGCGGCGCGATGGCTTTATACCAGCAGTGTTTACGCGTTTTGAGCAAAAGGGTGAAAGCTACTATAATCGCGTAGGAGGGCTTAGAAAATATTGGTTGGCATACCAAGGTGAAGAGGCTTGTTTTGTGGATGCTGAAGGCTATCAATACAAAGCGATTGCGACCCCTAAAACCTTCTTTGGCAACCTGATTTTGGAAGATACACATCACAAGAATGCTATATGGTTAAAAGGGATACTCTATGAGCCAGACCTCAGCACAAGGCAAAAGATAAAGGATTAA
- a CDS encoding Ig-like domain-containing protein: MIETIKKYRIVIGLMVLSLLLWQCARRGSPTGGPKDTTAPVLLHATPKSGQLNFKAKKIRLQFDEFVVTKDVRKQLIISPPMETFPIITPTSASKWLEITIVDTLKPNTTYVMNFGNSIQDYNEGNPYNDFMYVFSTGSYLDSLWVEGDVEDAIAPEADHFVTVMLYDYNEQYNDSLVYKQKPKYVTNTLDSLYEFDFDFLKEGKYKLIALKDKNGNYLFNPKEDKIAFLKEPITVAHLKDSMSPVYRLRLFKEVPPYKAHRPTQVADNRIEFGFEGKADSVVIKPISKVSADFKYTLSKDPKKDTLNLWYSPKQKDSVLFTVAHQQKIDTFKVRLKELKKLDSLQVSAAYSGDLPMERDFAFKSNIPIVATDASKIKIFKGKDSIPIPFKASLEKEGLELRLAFEKQHGESYRVEALPKALTDFFGNTNDTLKVSASTKKEEDLAIFKLKLTAEKVRFPVIVQLTNEKGTEVARELYAEKPEVLYLFKDVLPAKYRLRLIEDRNANKQWDTGDFLQQRQPERVWYFKDLVELRANWEVEETWQVSYTEGS, encoded by the coding sequence ATGATTGAGACGATAAAAAAATACCGCATTGTCATAGGGCTTATGGTGCTCTCGCTTCTGCTGTGGCAATGTGCCAGAAGGGGCTCACCTACGGGAGGTCCGAAGGATACCACAGCACCTGTGTTGCTACATGCTACGCCAAAGTCGGGTCAGCTGAATTTTAAGGCGAAGAAGATACGCTTGCAGTTCGACGAGTTTGTCGTAACCAAGGATGTGCGCAAGCAGCTCATCATCTCGCCACCGATGGAGACCTTTCCGATTATCACACCTACTTCGGCTTCGAAGTGGTTGGAGATCACTATTGTGGATACGCTAAAGCCCAACACTACCTATGTGATGAACTTCGGCAATAGCATTCAAGATTACAACGAGGGAAATCCTTATAACGACTTTATGTACGTATTCTCCACGGGTTCGTACTTGGATTCGCTGTGGGTAGAGGGCGATGTGGAGGACGCTATTGCCCCCGAAGCAGATCACTTCGTTACGGTGATGCTCTACGACTACAACGAGCAGTACAACGACTCGCTTGTGTACAAGCAAAAACCTAAGTATGTTACCAATACGCTCGACAGCCTCTACGAGTTCGATTTTGACTTTTTAAAGGAAGGCAAGTACAAGCTCATAGCCCTGAAAGACAAGAACGGCAATTACCTTTTCAACCCCAAAGAGGATAAGATCGCTTTCCTCAAAGAGCCGATCACGGTGGCGCATCTCAAGGACAGTATGAGCCCTGTGTATCGCTTGCGGCTTTTCAAGGAGGTGCCCCCTTACAAGGCGCATCGCCCTACGCAGGTGGCGGATAACCGCATTGAGTTTGGCTTTGAAGGCAAGGCGGACAGTGTGGTGATTAAGCCCATCAGCAAGGTGAGTGCCGACTTTAAGTATACCCTTTCCAAAGACCCTAAGAAGGATACGCTAAACCTGTGGTATAGCCCCAAACAGAAAGATTCTGTGCTGTTTACAGTGGCGCATCAGCAGAAGATAGATACCTTTAAAGTGCGGCTGAAGGAACTGAAGAAGCTCGACAGTTTGCAGGTGTCGGCAGCCTACTCAGGCGACCTGCCTATGGAGCGAGATTTTGCCTTTAAGAGCAATATCCCCATTGTGGCAACGGATGCGAGTAAGATAAAGATTTTCAAGGGGAAGGACTCGATACCTATCCCTTTTAAGGCGTCCTTAGAGAAAGAGGGATTAGAGCTGAGGCTCGCCTTTGAGAAGCAGCACGGCGAGAGCTACCGCGTAGAGGCATTGCCCAAGGCACTGACGGATTTCTTTGGCAATACGAACGACACGCTGAAAGTATCGGCATCGACTAAGAAGGAGGAGGATTTGGCGATCTTTAAGCTCAAACTCACGGCTGAGAAAGTGCGTTTCCCTGTGATAGTGCAGCTGACCAATGAGAAGGGCACGGAGGTGGCGCGTGAGCTTTATGCTGAGAAGCCCGAGGTGCTATATCTCTTTAAGGATGTGCTGCCTGCCAAGTACCGACTGCGGCTTATTGAGGATAGGAATGCCAATAAGCAGTGGGATACGGGCGACTTCCTCCAACAGCGACAACCCGAGCGCGTGTGGTACTTTAAGGATTTGGTAGAGCTGCGTGCCAATTGGGAAGTAGAGGAGACCTGGCAGGTGAGCTATACTGAGGGGAGTTAG
- the rlmB gene encoding 23S rRNA (guanosine(2251)-2'-O)-methyltransferase RlmB, whose amino-acid sequence MQETYQIYGIRALIEAINAGKTIDKVFLQKGLKGELFHQLLPLLKEQQIPTSYVPVEKLNRLTKKNHQGVVANLSPITYYDFENLVITVIESGKNPLFLVLDHLSDVRNFGAIIRTAECTGVSGIIIPKRGSASITADTVKTSAGAVFNVPICKVDNLIDALYYLKGSGIKVLAATEKTDTLLYHTPMHDPLAIIMGAEDTGIAPALLKIADAKAKLPMLGTISSLNVSVACSLFLYEAIRQRKFQ is encoded by the coding sequence ATGCAAGAAACCTATCAAATATACGGCATCAGAGCCCTCATTGAAGCCATCAATGCAGGCAAAACTATTGACAAAGTTTTCCTCCAAAAAGGGCTCAAGGGCGAACTCTTCCACCAGCTACTACCCCTATTGAAAGAACAACAAATCCCCACCTCCTACGTCCCTGTTGAAAAACTCAACCGCCTGACCAAGAAAAACCACCAAGGTGTAGTCGCCAACCTCTCGCCCATCACCTATTACGACTTCGAAAACTTAGTCATCACAGTCATTGAAAGCGGCAAGAACCCCCTCTTCCTCGTCCTTGACCACCTTTCCGACGTGCGCAACTTCGGCGCCATCATCCGCACTGCCGAGTGCACAGGCGTCTCAGGCATCATCATCCCCAAGCGAGGCAGTGCCTCCATCACCGCCGATACCGTCAAAACCTCCGCAGGTGCCGTCTTTAATGTACCGATATGCAAAGTCGATAACCTCATCGACGCCCTCTACTATTTAAAAGGCAGCGGCATCAAAGTACTCGCCGCCACCGAAAAAACCGACACACTCCTCTACCACACCCCAATGCACGACCCCTTAGCCATCATTATGGGCGCTGAGGACACAGGCATTGCCCCCGCCCTACTGAAAATCGCCGATGCCAAAGCTAAACTCCCAATGCTCGGCACCATTAGCTCCCTCAACGTATCGGTAGCCTGCTCACTCTTCCTATACGAAGCCATAAGACAACGAAAATTCCAGTGA
- a CDS encoding DUF438 domain-containing protein, giving the protein MQQNVPEGHPVHTYLLEAELIHSLLDELMGVDPHTDYQKFYNIFNHLSTVEKHFARKENQLFPFLEQRGWTGPSQNMWSFHDTIRDIFRLVRKNLEENDLDSAQANAVYIAENLSRLLNVEANILFPRSLELLEDEDWIKMREGEEEIGWMLSQAPASYPSEQGYVHPSMDTQVREDVEFDKTAQHYDEGYMTVEQVNLLLKTLPVDITFVDEHDRVIFYNRGEERVFPRSAGIIGREVKFCHPPKSVGTVLRIVESFRAGTQNEANFWFNYRGRLIYVRYFAVRDKDKNYKGVVEMSQDITDIQQISGERRLLEWD; this is encoded by the coding sequence ATGCAACAGAATGTACCTGAGGGGCACCCAGTTCATACGTATTTGCTTGAAGCAGAGCTTATTCACAGTTTGCTTGACGAGCTAATGGGTGTGGATCCTCACACGGATTATCAAAAGTTTTACAATATTTTTAACCATCTTTCGACGGTGGAGAAGCATTTTGCACGTAAGGAGAACCAGTTGTTTCCGTTTTTGGAGCAGCGTGGTTGGACGGGGCCTTCGCAGAATATGTGGTCGTTTCACGATACGATACGCGATATCTTCCGATTGGTGCGTAAGAACTTGGAGGAGAATGATTTGGATAGTGCACAGGCGAATGCAGTGTATATTGCGGAGAATTTGTCGCGCTTGCTGAATGTGGAGGCTAACATATTGTTTCCGCGTTCGTTAGAGCTTTTGGAGGATGAGGATTGGATCAAGATGCGTGAAGGTGAGGAGGAGATTGGCTGGATGCTTTCGCAGGCGCCTGCTTCGTATCCGAGTGAACAGGGGTATGTGCATCCGTCAATGGATACGCAAGTGCGTGAGGATGTGGAGTTTGACAAAACGGCACAGCATTATGATGAGGGGTATATGACGGTGGAGCAGGTGAATTTGCTGCTGAAGACGCTGCCTGTGGATATTACGTTTGTAGATGAGCACGATAGGGTGATTTTTTACAACCGAGGCGAGGAGCGTGTTTTTCCGCGAAGTGCGGGGATTATTGGTAGGGAGGTGAAGTTTTGTCACCCGCCGAAGAGTGTGGGGACGGTGCTTCGCATTGTGGAGTCGTTCAGGGCAGGGACGCAGAATGAGGCGAACTTTTGGTTTAACTACCGTGGTAGGCTGATTTATGTGCGTTATTTTGCGGTGCGTGATAAGGATAAGAATTACAAGGGTGTGGTTGAGATGTCGCAGGATATTACGGATATTCAGCAGATTAGCGGTGAACGCAGACTCTTGGAGTGGGATTAG